From a region of the Flavobacterium sediminilitoris genome:
- a CDS encoding aldo/keto reductase yields the protein MKYTILPNTAIKISKVCLGTMTFGNQNTENEAHSQLDYALERGVNFIDTAEMYPIGGNEHIFGSTERHIGSWIKKSRKRNDIILATKIAGPNRGMGYIRNPLDFSKKSITEAVELSLKNLQTDYIDLYQMHWPERIMNMFQKRGLQKIDADWQYSILEILQIFDGLIKEGKIKAIGVSNENPYGVMRYLIESEKHGLPKIASIQNPYSLLNRLYEVGLSEIAMRENVGLLAYSPLGFGVLTGKYLDEIKPNYRMAMFPNFVRYTNENCHKATKLYKELAESNGLTLTQMALAFVNQQDCVTSTIIGATNLEQLKDNIDAFETSLSNEILAEIENIQEQIPNPAP from the coding sequence ATGAAATACACAATATTACCTAATACAGCTATTAAAATAAGTAAAGTGTGCTTGGGAACCATGACTTTTGGAAATCAAAACACTGAAAACGAAGCACATTCTCAATTAGATTATGCATTAGAAAGAGGTGTTAATTTTATAGACACTGCGGAAATGTACCCTATTGGTGGAAACGAACATATATTTGGAAGTACAGAAAGACATATCGGTTCTTGGATTAAAAAATCAAGAAAACGAAATGATATTATTTTAGCCACAAAAATTGCAGGTCCAAATAGAGGAATGGGATATATTCGTAATCCATTAGATTTTTCTAAAAAAAGCATTACAGAAGCAGTTGAGTTAAGTTTAAAAAATTTACAAACTGACTATATTGATTTGTATCAAATGCATTGGCCTGAACGCATTATGAATATGTTTCAAAAAAGAGGCTTACAAAAAATAGATGCCGATTGGCAATATTCTATTTTAGAAATACTACAGATTTTTGACGGATTAATAAAAGAAGGGAAGATAAAAGCAATAGGTGTTTCAAACGAAAACCCTTATGGTGTAATGCGTTATTTGATTGAAAGTGAAAAGCATGGTTTACCTAAGATTGCAAGTATTCAAAATCCATATTCATTATTAAATAGATTATATGAAGTTGGTTTATCAGAAATTGCAATGCGTGAGAACGTTGGTTTACTTGCCTACTCTCCTCTAGGTTTTGGTGTTCTTACAGGAAAGTATCTAGATGAAATAAAACCAAATTATCGCATGGCTATGTTTCCAAATTTCGTTAGATATACAAATGAGAACTGCCATAAAGCCACAAAATTATATAAGGAGTTAGCCGAATCTAATGGTTTAACTTTAACACAAATGGCTTTAGCTTTTGTCAATCAACAAGACTGTGTTACTTCTACTATTATTGGAGCTACTAATTTAGAACAACTGAAAGATAATATAGACGCTTTTGAAACTTCATTATCAAATGAAATATTAGCTGAAATAGAAAACATTCAGGAGCAAATTCCTAATCCTGCTCCTTAA